From Halotia branconii CENA392, the proteins below share one genomic window:
- a CDS encoding tetratricopeptide repeat protein, translated as MNADEFFNQGLDKNLCEDYQGAITSYTQVIQLNPNYVEAYYNRGIILSNVLEDYHGAIADFNRAIEINPNFAEAYYNRANARYFLANYHGAIADHHQALQINPNFAQAYHSRGNAYFLLGNYDKAIADYYQTIELSINLADYIHLDIATAFYHRGVTHLDMGNNLGAIADFQQALQWYPHFSEAYTIRGHAYYNLGEYHQAIADHNRALQLDPNLIEAYHNRGHARYALGDYQGAIADYNQTLEISPDFTTAYYNRGLIYSYLKDYQKAIEDFNQVLQLNPDDAQAYYERGLVRESLGDYYQAIEDYNQALQINPNLALVYGFRATAHRYLGNYQAAIEDSNKLLQLNPNLAEGYCDRATAYRCLGDYHQAIADYNQALQINPHLVEAYYGRGITREALIDYATAVEDYTQAIQLFPDFSLAYCNRGNVLRLLGAEQRAFADYNQALQINPNLAEAYYNRGSLHYALENYQSAVEDYTLALQINPHFATFYSDRAHTRYAQKDYQGAIEDYNQAIAIDPSVAEDWYNRGRSHFMLGDFKKALADLTQALQRQPHWACAYMLRADIRRSLQDYPGAIADFQESAALYSQAGNTQHYRQIITAIAELQRSLMFDSANNFF; from the coding sequence ATGAATGCTGATGAGTTTTTCAACCAAGGGTTAGATAAAAATTTATGTGAAGATTACCAAGGAGCTATAACCAGTTATACTCAGGTAATTCAGCTGAATCCTAACTATGTAGAAGCCTACTATAATCGAGGTATTATTCTCAGCAACGTATTAGAAGATTACCACGGTGCGATCGCTGATTTCAATCGGGCAATAGAAATTAATCCCAATTTTGCTGAGGCTTACTACAACAGGGCTAACGCACGTTACTTTTTAGCAAATTATCACGGAGCGATCGCTGATCATCATCAAGCATTACAAATTAATCCCAACTTCGCCCAAGCTTATCATAGTCGAGGTAATGCCTATTTTCTTCTGGGAAACTATGACAAAGCGATCGCCGATTATTATCAAACCATAGAGCTGAGCATCAACTTAGCTGATTATATACATCTTGATATAGCCACAGCATTTTATCATCGAGGTGTTACTCATTTAGATATGGGGAATAATCTAGGAGCGATCGCAGATTTTCAGCAAGCTTTACAGTGGTATCCTCATTTTTCTGAAGCTTATACTATTCGTGGTCATGCTTACTATAATTTAGGAGAATATCACCAAGCAATCGCTGATCACAATCGCGCATTACAATTAGATCCTAATCTGATTGAGGCTTACCATAACCGGGGTCATGCTCGTTATGCTTTAGGAGATTATCAAGGTGCAATTGCAGATTATAATCAAACATTAGAAATTAGCCCAGACTTCACAACAGCTTACTACAATCGGGGTTTAATTTATTCTTATCTAAAAGACTATCAAAAAGCTATTGAAGACTTTAATCAAGTTCTGCAACTAAATCCTGATGATGCCCAAGCATATTACGAACGGGGTTTAGTTCGAGAAAGTCTAGGCGATTATTACCAAGCAATTGAGGATTACAATCAAGCATTACAGATTAATCCCAATTTAGCTTTAGTTTATGGCTTTCGGGCTACGGCTCATCGCTATTTAGGCAATTATCAAGCGGCAATTGAGGATAGCAATAAATTACTACAACTCAATCCTAATCTAGCTGAAGGATATTGCGATCGCGCTACAGCTTATCGTTGCTTAGGAGATTATCATCAAGCAATTGCAGATTACAATCAAGCATTGCAGATTAATCCCCATTTAGTAGAAGCTTATTACGGTCGGGGTATTACCCGCGAAGCTCTCATAGATTATGCAACAGCAGTAGAAGATTACACCCAAGCCATACAACTGTTTCCTGACTTTTCTTTAGCTTACTGCAACCGTGGTAATGTTCTGCGTCTTTTAGGAGCCGAACAAAGAGCCTTTGCAGATTACAATCAAGCATTACAGATTAATCCCAACTTAGCCGAAGCCTATTACAACAGAGGTTCTCTGCATTACGCTTTAGAAAATTATCAAAGTGCAGTAGAAGATTACACCTTAGCGCTACAAATAAACCCCCACTTTGCCACATTTTACAGCGATCGCGCTCATACTCGCTATGCCCAAAAAGACTATCAAGGGGCGATAGAAGATTATAATCAAGCAATTGCCATTGACCCTAGCGTTGCTGAAGATTGGTACAATCGGGGTCGTAGTCATTTTATGTTAGGAGACTTTAAAAAAGCATTGGCTGATTTAACCCAAGCGTTACAGCGTCAGCCTCATTGGGCTTGCGCTTACATGCTGCGGGCTGATATTCGCCGTAGCCTCCAAGACTATCCAGGAGCAATTGCTGATTTCCAAGAATCTGCTGCTCTTTATTCTCAAGCAGGAAATACCCAGCATTACCGTCAAATTATCACAGCGATCGCCGAACTTCAGCGATCGCTCATGTTTGATTCTGCAAATAATTTCTTTTAA
- a CDS encoding Uma2 family endonuclease codes for MTLSQSHPDLSPEEYLETEKSSLIKHEYIQGQIYTIAGASDAHVTITTNLVTLLRNHIRGTGCRVYVADMKVRIESLNIFYYPDIMVTCDQRDTSFEYFKRYPSLIIEVLSPSTEALDRGDKFSDYQELETLQEYVLISQNRQRVDCFRHNAEGRWELYGYRANQKLELASLNFSCYLNDVYEDVSIPDTFNPTSV; via the coding sequence ATGACTCTAAGCCAATCTCACCCTGATCTTTCACCAGAAGAATACCTGGAAACTGAAAAATCTAGCCTGATTAAACATGAATATATCCAAGGACAGATTTATACAATAGCAGGGGCAAGTGATGCTCATGTCACAATTACCACTAACTTAGTTACCCTACTCAGAAATCACATTCGCGGAACTGGTTGTCGTGTTTATGTTGCTGACATGAAAGTACGCATCGAATCTCTGAATATTTTTTACTATCCTGATATCATGGTGACTTGCGACCAACGAGATACAAGTTTTGAATATTTCAAACGCTATCCTAGCTTAATTATTGAAGTTCTATCACCCTCCACTGAAGCTTTAGATAGGGGTGATAAATTTAGTGATTATCAAGAATTAGAAACGTTGCAAGAATATGTCTTAATCAGTCAAAATCGTCAACGTGTTGATTGTTTCCGGCATAATGCAGAGGGCAGATGGGAGCTTTATGGCTATAGAGCCAATCAAAAATTAGAGTTGGCCAGTCTAAATTTTTCTTGTTATCTAAATGATGTTTATGAAGATGTCTCCATCCCCGACACTTTTAACCCTACTTCTGTTTAA
- a CDS encoding GAF domain-containing protein — protein MTDTSPKPIVTTAVLPANEVERLEALRRYNILDTPPEVAFDRITSLAARLFNMPIALVSLVDESRGWFKSSYGFDVSEVQRDETICSLALLSNEILIIPDTKQDSRLAYNPFVQNEPGLRFYAGAPLITQDNFNLGTLCLLDTQPRNALTDEQKAVLADLAAVVMDELEMRSAAHKIVQLEIAQKQQAEAAKQKEQELLRVLLDNVQAGIVACNAEGILTLFNRAAREFHGLPEQPLPPDEWAEFYDLYLSDGKTRMSKNEIPLFRALQGQTIKNVEMVIAPKHGKAKTLLASGQAIANSQGENQGAVVVMHDITERKQVEAERVQLVRQQVQEQNARLKAEADQRRWAFLAEVSTALASSLDYEYTLTSVANLIVPFFADWCAIDLLEDNQFIHRVAVAHRDPTKAELGWKLHRQYPRQIDELEGVPNVLRTGKTEMGSEIPDAALVMVAQDAEHLRMLRELGLKSAIVSPLIARGQILGAISFVTAESDRHYNEADVTLAEDITHRAAIAIDNTRLYREAQQSQQAAEQSAEHMTRLQSVTAAFSESLTPLQVADVIVDQGIAALSADFALVALVNETGTELEVVRAVGCEPEQIKAWQRFSINEPVPLAEAVRTGQPIWAEPSQTRAIRYPHLTKHYEQHQFDAWISVPLMVEGRAVGGMSFGFIEPQYLDGKQQVFILSLAQQCAQAIARTRLYEAEQTARSAAETANRVKDEFLAVLSHELRTPLNPILGWSRLLQSQNLDPIKTTEALKTIERNAKLQAQLIEDLLDVSRILQGKLNLNITPVNLASIISDAMETVRLAADAKSIQIQTILQPNIGQVAGDSSRLQQIVWNLLSNAIKFTPSGGQVEIRLERLDSVAKITVSDNGEGILPQFLPYVFDYFRQADSTTTRKFGGLGLGLAIVRQLVELHGGTIQAESLGKGLGATFEVKLPLLLIPEQTNQVRESVEQALGLNGMKILVVDDDADSREFFAFLLEQEGAEVVMADSATEALAALRQFQPDLLLSDIGMPQINGYILIQQIRNLPPDQGGNIPAIALTAYAGEMNEQQAIKAGFQRHISKPVEPVDLISVICGVMRRSI, from the coding sequence ATGACTGACACTTCCCCTAAACCGATTGTAACAACCGCCGTTTTACCTGCAAATGAGGTAGAACGGCTAGAGGCATTGCGGCGATATAATATTCTTGACACCCCACCGGAAGTTGCGTTTGATCGTATCACCTCCTTGGCAGCGCGTTTATTTAATATGCCGATCGCCCTGGTTTCTCTGGTTGATGAATCGAGAGGTTGGTTCAAGTCTTCCTATGGCTTTGATGTGAGCGAGGTGCAGCGAGATGAAACTATTTGCAGTTTGGCGCTATTATCTAACGAGATATTAATCATTCCCGATACTAAACAAGACAGTCGTCTCGCTTATAATCCATTTGTACAAAATGAACCCGGTCTACGGTTCTATGCTGGCGCGCCATTAATTACTCAAGATAACTTCAACTTAGGCACTCTGTGTTTGTTAGATACACAACCGCGTAATGCCTTAACTGATGAGCAAAAAGCTGTTTTGGCCGATCTTGCCGCAGTGGTGATGGATGAACTAGAAATGCGATCAGCAGCTCATAAAATTGTGCAATTGGAAATTGCACAGAAGCAACAAGCCGAAGCAGCTAAGCAAAAAGAACAGGAATTACTGAGAGTGCTGCTTGATAATGTGCAAGCAGGAATTGTGGCGTGTAATGCCGAGGGGATTTTGACTTTATTTAATCGAGCAGCGCGAGAATTTCATGGCTTGCCAGAACAACCACTACCGCCCGATGAGTGGGCAGAGTTCTACGACCTGTATTTATCCGATGGCAAAACGCGGATGTCTAAAAACGAGATTCCGTTATTTCGAGCGTTACAGGGACAGACAATCAAGAATGTGGAAATGGTGATTGCGCCCAAACACGGAAAAGCGAAGACGCTGCTTGCTAGTGGACAGGCGATCGCCAATAGCCAGGGTGAAAACCAAGGGGCAGTCGTTGTGATGCACGACATCACTGAACGCAAACAAGTAGAAGCGGAACGTGTGCAATTGGTACGGCAGCAAGTTCAAGAGCAAAATGCCCGTTTAAAAGCAGAAGCAGACCAGCGGCGTTGGGCATTTCTCGCAGAAGTCAGCACAGCGCTAGCATCTTCCTTGGATTATGAATACACTCTGACAAGTGTTGCGAATTTAATAGTGCCGTTTTTTGCCGATTGGTGTGCGATCGATTTGTTAGAAGATAATCAATTTATTCATCGGGTTGCTGTTGCTCATCGTGATCCAACGAAAGCGGAATTGGGCTGGAAACTTCATCGACAATATCCCAGACAAATTGACGAGTTGGAGGGAGTGCCTAACGTGCTGCGAACCGGGAAAACCGAAATGGGATCTGAAATTCCTGATGCGGCATTGGTAATGGTGGCTCAAGATGCTGAACATCTGCGAATGTTGCGCGAACTAGGTTTAAAATCTGCCATTGTTTCACCGTTGATTGCCCGTGGGCAGATTTTAGGGGCAATTTCCTTTGTGACGGCTGAATCCGATCGCCATTATAATGAAGCAGATGTGACTTTGGCCGAAGACATTACCCATCGAGCCGCGATCGCCATTGATAATACCCGCCTCTATCGAGAAGCCCAGCAGTCGCAACAAGCCGCAGAGCAATCTGCTGAACACATGACTCGGCTTCAGTCTGTGACGGCTGCTTTTTCGGAATCTTTAACTCCTCTTCAGGTGGCAGATGTAATCGTAGATCAAGGAATTGCAGCTTTGAGTGCTGATTTTGCCCTTGTTGCTTTAGTCAATGAGACTGGCACTGAGCTTGAAGTTGTTCGAGCCGTAGGCTGTGAACCTGAGCAAATCAAAGCTTGGCAGCGGTTTTCTATTAATGAGCCTGTGCCTTTAGCAGAAGCGGTACGAACTGGACAGCCCATTTGGGCAGAACCATCACAAACACGAGCCATCCGTTATCCACATTTAACAAAACACTATGAACAGCACCAATTCGATGCTTGGATTTCCGTGCCGTTGATGGTTGAAGGTCGGGCAGTCGGTGGCATGTCTTTTGGTTTTATTGAACCGCAGTACTTGGATGGAAAGCAACAAGTGTTTATTTTATCGTTGGCACAACAATGCGCCCAGGCGATCGCTCGTACCCGCCTGTACGAAGCAGAACAAACAGCAAGAAGTGCAGCAGAAACTGCCAACCGAGTTAAAGATGAATTTCTGGCAGTTTTGTCCCATGAATTGCGTACACCCCTAAACCCAATTTTGGGATGGTCACGCTTACTTCAGTCCCAAAATTTAGATCCCATAAAGACAACAGAAGCGTTAAAAACTATCGAGCGTAATGCTAAGTTACAAGCTCAATTAATTGAAGATTTATTGGATGTATCTCGCATTCTGCAAGGCAAACTCAATCTTAATATTACCCCAGTTAATTTAGCATCAATAATTAGCGACGCGATGGAAACAGTTCGGTTAGCGGCTGATGCAAAGTCAATTCAAATACAGACGATCCTACAACCAAATATAGGGCAAGTTGCTGGCGATTCTAGCCGCTTACAGCAAATCGTTTGGAATTTGCTCTCGAATGCCATTAAATTTACACCGTCAGGGGGGCAAGTAGAAATTCGCCTAGAACGCTTAGACTCGGTAGCTAAAATTACAGTTAGCGATAATGGTGAAGGTATTCTTCCCCAGTTTCTCCCTTATGTATTTGATTATTTCCGTCAAGCTGATAGCACGACAACCAGAAAGTTTGGTGGGTTGGGATTAGGACTAGCAATTGTGCGTCAATTAGTTGAGTTACATGGTGGTACGATTCAGGCTGAAAGTCTGGGAAAAGGACTAGGAGCAACTTTTGAGGTGAAGCTACCACTATTGCTAATTCCAGAGCAGACAAATCAAGTCCGTGAGTCGGTGGAGCAAGCTTTAGGCTTAAATGGTATGAAGATTTTGGTAGTAGATGATGATGCTGATAGCCGCGAGTTTTTTGCTTTTTTGCTGGAACAAGAAGGAGCAGAGGTAGTCATGGCAGATTCTGCAACTGAAGCACTCGCCGCTTTGAGGCAGTTTCAACCTGATTTATTGTTGAGCGATATTGGAATGCCACAAATAAACGGCTATATATTGATACAGCAGATTAGAAATCTTCCACCAGATCAGGGAGGAAATATTCCAGCGATCGCTTTAACTGCTTATGCTGGAGAAATGAATGAACAACAAGCAATAAAAGCAGGATTCCAACGCCATATTTCCAAACCTGTCGAACCAGTTGATTTGATTAGTGTGATTTGTGGTGTGATGAGAAGAAGTATTTAA
- a CDS encoding type 1 glutamine amidotransferase — MSSQNLELTIGWLYPTLMSTYGDRGNVITIERRAQWRGYTVKVLPLDQNATAADIKTVDVIVGGGAQDRQQEIVMRDLQGAKADAMREKIENGTPGVFTCGSPQLLGHYYEPGLGQRIEGLGILDLVSIHPGENTKRCIGNLVIEVTASRLAQDLTEMTGSKPYLVGFENHGGRTKLGKVEALGRVVYGLGNNGEDGTEGAFYQNAIATYSHGPLLPKNPFVADWLIQTALRLKYQQPITLQPLNDELAVQARQAMFKRLKVNLPSHN, encoded by the coding sequence ATGAGTTCTCAAAATTTAGAATTAACAATCGGTTGGCTATATCCAACGCTGATGAGTACTTATGGCGATCGCGGTAATGTGATTACTATAGAACGTCGCGCTCAGTGGCGGGGATACACTGTCAAAGTTTTACCTCTAGATCAAAACGCCACAGCCGCAGATATTAAAACCGTAGATGTCATCGTTGGTGGTGGCGCACAAGACCGCCAGCAAGAAATTGTCATGCGTGATTTGCAAGGAGCCAAAGCCGATGCCATGCGGGAGAAAATTGAAAATGGCACACCAGGAGTCTTTACCTGTGGTTCTCCCCAATTACTAGGACATTATTATGAACCAGGATTAGGACAGCGAATTGAAGGTTTGGGAATACTCGATTTAGTTTCTATTCATCCTGGTGAAAATACTAAACGCTGTATTGGCAACTTGGTAATTGAAGTTACAGCTTCCCGCTTGGCACAAGATTTAACAGAGATGACAGGTAGCAAACCTTATCTAGTGGGTTTTGAAAATCATGGCGGACGCACCAAACTAGGCAAAGTAGAAGCATTGGGGCGTGTGGTGTACGGCTTAGGCAATAACGGTGAAGATGGGACAGAAGGAGCATTTTATCAAAATGCGATCGCTACTTATTCCCACGGGCCATTGTTACCCAAAAATCCCTTTGTCGCTGATTGGTTAATTCAAACAGCATTGCGTCTCAAATATCAGCAGCCTATCACTTTACAACCTTTAAATGACGAACTGGCTGTACAAGCGCGACAAGCAATGTTTAAACGATTGAAGGTTAATTTGCCCAGCCACAACTAA